The stretch of DNA caggcctcagcctcccgagtagctgggattacaggcacccgccaccacacctggctaacttttgtatttttagtagagacggggtttcactatgttggccaggctggtcttgaactcctgacctcaagtgatccacctgcctcagcctcccaaagtgctttttcAATCATAAATGTCACTGCTCTAAACATCCTTTTGTTTACACTGACATGGAATGTCTATAAGATGTCAATCAAATTGGTGGAAATTAGGAGGCAGGATTTCAACCCAGGTCCTTCTCACTCAAACATGACTCCCCACACACACTTACCCACTGCCCTGGGGGGTAATGAGGTTTCTTTCTCACAGGAAATACATAAGTCAACATTCTGGATTGTTCAGTGTTGTAGGATTAAATTAGTACACTTTAGGAATATTTGTTAAGAATTGATATATCGTCCAAGTACCATGCTGATGCTGGATGTGATAATGTACGAGATGATCAAACCTCATGACCACATGCAGCTGGCAGCTTAAAGGATCACAATAAGTTAGCATAAGACATCCAGTGCCCAACTCATAGTGGATATCCAGCCTCTTTCCAGGGTCTCTATCCATTTGGATACCAGCAGGATCAGAGGCCAGTGGgatcttttataaagaaaagaaaagaaaaaaagaaaagaaaagagaaaagaagggaagggaagggaagggaagggaagggaagggaagggaagggaggggagggaagggaacggaaaggaaaggagaaaaaggaacggaagggaagggaagggggagggaagaaaggaaggagaggcgaaggagaagggaaggagaagggaagggaaagaggagggaaggggaaggagaagggaagggaaagggaagggggagggaaggagaagggaacggggagggaaggggaagggggagggaaggagaagggaacggggagggaaggggaaggagaagggaagggggagggaagaagggaaggagaggcgaaggagaagggaaggagaagggaagggaaagaggagggaaggggaaggagaagggaagggaaagggaagggggagggaaggagaagggaacggggagggaaggggaagggaaggagaagggaaggagaggcgaaggagaaaggaaggtgaagggaagggaaaagaaaagaaaagagaaaagacctGACTTATGTTCCCGCCCAGATGGCTCTGTTGTCAGGAGAGGGGAGCATCTTAGCTCAGTGCATAGAAGTTACTCAAGAATTTCTACaagactaaaacttattttaaaatcatgaaggACTGTTGAATTTGTAGAAATATTCCATCTGTGTTCCAAGGATGCACGCTTCAGGGTTTGCAGAGGGTTGCAACTGTCTTCCTGTGCCACAAAAGACTCTAAAGATTCTGAGATGTTTCATTTGAAGAAGGACAAGTCCTCCAGAAATTAGGATCCCACTGTAAAAAGGCAATGCTTGAAGTGTTGAATGGAGAAGACTTGGAATCAGAAAAGACTGACATTGAAGCTTGGCTCTTCCAAGTTGGTTGGTCTCTGATAAGCCATGCAtgttttgtgcctcagtttccccctctatCAAACAGGGACTGTGATTATATCTGCTCTCACTCCTACCTTGTGAGGCGCTAATGATACAACATGCCTGGTGGGTAACAAGATGCATGAACTGTAGCACATATTCTGCAAAGGGAGCTTCTCTGAGTTTCCAAGTTTTGATTGAAATCGTTTCCCACATCCTCACTTTTCATGCTaatgtgggattttttttaaattttatcattattatactttaagttttagggtacatgtgcacaacttgcaggtttgttacatatgtatacatgtgccatgttggtgtgctgtgttctcatttttcaattcccacctatgagtgagaacatgtggtgtttggttttttgtccttgcgatagtttgctgagaatgatggtttccagcttcatccatgtccctacaaaggacacgaactcatcattttttatggctgcatagtattccttggtgtatatgtgccacattttcttaatccagtctatcattgttggacatttgggttggttccaagtctttgctattgtgaatagtgccgcaataaacatatgtgtgcatgtgtctttatagcagcatgattgataatcctttgggtatatacccagtaatgggatggctgggtcaaatggtatttctagctctagatccctgaggaatcgccacactgacttccacaatggtgaactagtttacagtcccaccaacagtgtaaaagtgttcctatttctccacatcctgtccagcacctgttgtttcctgactttttagtgatcgccattctaactggtgtgagatggtatctcattgtggttttgatttgcatttctctgatggccaatgatgatgagcattttttcgtgtcttttggctgcataaatgtcttcttttgagaagtgtctgttcatatccttcgcccactttttgatagggttgtttgtttttttcttgtaaatttgtttgagttcattgtagattctgggtattagccctttgtcagatgagtaggttgcaaaaattttttcccattctgtaggttgcctgttcactctgatggtagtttcttttgctgtgcagaagctcttcagtttaattagatcccatttgtcaattttggcttttgtaatGTGGGATGTTTTGACTGTGGGATGTTTTGACTGCTTAAATGATAGAGAATTCacactttagaaaaaaatgatgcaTAGCTCAAACACAGGAAGACCtattgtcaacaaatatataaatactatacaGTAGGGTCGATCTTAAATCCCTGCCCATTGGGAAGTGGGTGAGCATGATGCCTGAGAGACCATGagataaactttctttttttcttttttttttgagacagagtctcagtctgtcaccgaggctggagtgcagtggtgtgatctcagctcactgcaacctctgcctccagggttcaagcgattctcctgtcttagcctcctgagtagctgggattacaggcacccgccaccatgcccggctaatttttatatttttagtagagacagggtttcagccatttccccaggctgctcttgaactcctgacctcagggatccacccaccttggcctcccaaagtgctgggattacaggcataagccactgtgcctggccatgagaTAAACTCATCCTGGGGTCTACACTCAATGTCCGGATTCGACAGAGAGCTCCTGGCTGGCCCATGAGCTGTGTCACCTTCTAACACAGCATTTGGTATCTCACAGTGTGACTTTTTTCCTTGATCCAACCATGAAGACATCTCAGTCTCTCCACAACTATTCAAGACTCACACTTGAAATTCTAAGTTTTCCTTGATGTTTAAAGAGAGTCTGTTTATTGCTATTTCTAACTTCTATTGCATAGATCTGTGCAATGCTGAAATTTAGGGTACTTTTCTCTCCTCTGCTATAATCTGGAGTAGCCTTACAAAATCTGAGTTGTAGCTACCTGGTGCGGCACTCATAGAGAGTGGGGCATGAAATCTTCCCTCTCTCTTTGCATTGCTGGTTTGCATTATTGGGGGTATTAGATGACCCTGGCTTTTGGCAAGAGGAGTCTAGATGGAGGTTTGGTGCTAACTGACACAGTTTCTTGCAGCAGATAGAAATAATCAAACCTGGTTTTCTCTGTGTTAGTATCTCACACACACTTCCACTCCAAATACATCCCTGATGCTGATTAACCTTTGTGTTTATAATTGTATGTCGTCTACAAGGTCCCTTGTAAACCTTAAAGCATGACAAATGGAGGTTACTATATGTTCATGGATTGTCTTTCTTTTTGGGGGGAagggatagggtctcactctgtcacccatgctagaatgcagtggcacagtcatagttcactgtaacctcaaacttctggacttagGCAGTAATCCCAgttcagtctcccaggtagctgggactacaggcatgtaccaccatgccaagctatttttttctaagtttttgtaGATatgcagtcttgctatgttgtcaaggctagtcttgaactcctggcctcaagcaatcctcctgccttggcatcccaaggtgctggaattataagtgtgagccacagtgcttggCTGGAacgtaattttctttttttttttttctttcttttttaagacagtttcactctgtcgcccaggctggagtccagtggtgtgatctcagctcactgcaacctccacctactgggtcaagcgattcttatgcctcagcctcccaagtagctaggattacaggcatgtgccaacatgcctggccaatttttgtatttttagtagagatggggtttcgccatgttagccatgctggtctcaaactcctgacctcaggtgatccacctgcctcggcctcccaaagtgctgggattacaggcatgagtcaccacggaATGTAATTTTTAACAATAGCCTTCGGTAATCCAATTTAGTTGTTCCCAGTGAATTTCTCCTACATCATTACGTTTTTTTCTGGGTAGAGTTTACTGAAGAAGGTCTTCTTCATGGCGACCTTCAGCTCCTTGTTCCTGAGGCTGAAGATGATGGGGCTGAGGAAGGGTGTGAGGACCGTGTAGGTGATGCCCATCAAGGTGTCTCCTTCCAGAGACTGGGGACCTTTGGGCTTCAGGTAAATGACGGAGGCAAAGCCATAGTGCACGACCACCACAGTGAGGTGAGAGGCACAGGTGGAGAAGGCCTTGTTCCGACCTTCAGCAGAAAGGATCTTCAAGATGGCGGCCAAGATGAAGGCATAggagaggaggatgaggagaaaaCAGCCCAGCAGGGCCGTGATACACACCAAGCCCACGCCTTTGGCCACCACCAGCACATCGTCTCCACAGGCCAACTTCAACAGAGGTGGCACATGGCAAGCAAAATGGTGGATCTCATTGCGTCCACAGAAGGTGAGGTGGAAAATGGCCATTGTCACCACCATCCCCATGACCAAGCCACCAGCCCAGGAGCAGCCCACCAGGCAGGTGCAGCCCCACGGGCTCATGAGCACATTGTAGCGCAGGGGTTGGCAGATGGCCACATAGCGGTCATAGCCCATGACGGTGAGCAGGAAGGAGTGGGTGAAGCCGAAGCTGAAGGAGAAGAACATCTGACTGGCACAGGCCAGGAAGGCGATGGAGTGCTGGGTGGACAGCAGGTCGGCCAGCATGCGCGGGATGATGGCCACGGTGTAGAGGATCTCGGAGATGGAGAGGGCGCACAGGAAGAGGTACATGGGTGTGTGGAGGCTGCGCTCGCTCCAGACAGTGGCCATGATGAGCAGGTTGCCCAGCAGCGTGAACAGGTACATCAGTAGGAACAGCAGGAAGAGCATCAGCTGGAGGTGGGGGAAGGCAGAGAAGCCGATGAGGATGAATTGGGTCACTGTGGAGTGATTGGCTCGCTGCATGGAGGCTGTGCCTGGGGTGAGATGTGCCAGGGAGATGTCAGTTACTGCATGAAGAAAAGTTCTCAGCCTTCCCCATACCTGGATTTGCCCAAGGGACTGCTCTTGGTAAATGGTTTGGTTCCATTCCCACTCTGTGCCTCCTATAATTTAATACTCTCGTCAACCTAGTGAGAACGGTACTATTTTTTCAACCCCCTTTTGAAGTACCTTGAGCATAGTCATTGAGAATATTGAAATATAGGGCTTGATCAAGGCCAAGCTGTTGAAACGGTAGATCAGAGACTGGAACCCATAGCTGGGCTGGCTCTAAAACCTGTACCCTTCAGTATTTCTCTATGTTGCCCCCTGCCCCCAAACGAAAATGCTCCAGgctggcgtggtggttcacatctgtaatcccagcactttggaggctaaggGGGAAGgacggcttgagctcaggagtttgaggttgcagcaagctatgatggcaccactgtactccagcctgggtgacagagctagactctatctcttaaagaaagaagaaaatggccgggcacggtggctcacgcctataatcccagcactttgggaggctgaggcaggcggatcacgaggtcaagagatggaggccagcctggccaaaatggtgaaaccccatctctactaaaaatataaaaattagtcgggcatggtggcacgcacctgtagtcccagctcttcgggaggcagagacaggagaatcccttgaacctgggaggcggaggttgcagtgagccgagatggcgccactggactccaccctggcgacagagcgagactctgtctcaaaaaacaataaaaagaaaaagaagaagaagaaaaacatattcCTTTGCTGGAACTTCCATTCATTCCTTCTCTGCCCTCCTACTCCCTTCTGATAAATCATGTTCATCCCCCATCTCCAGGTATCACGAGACGTTCCCACCCATGGCTACAACTCCTTGGAACAGAGCATGTCTCTAAATCTGAACCAACCAGACTTCCTCTGGGGTTATACATGTAggaaagcagaggcaggagactgTGTTGCTCTAAGAAAGGAGCCAGAAATCATGTTTTGGTTGTTTTCCAGCTCCCATGAGGTATGCCTCTATGTTCTGAGGCAATGAAATGTAGCCATCAGACAGAAAGAGGGGCGTGGGAATCAGCAGGGCTCGGTTCAAATCCCTCCTCTGTTGcgtaatgattttttatttttatatttatttatttatttttgtagagacagagtctcattctgttccccagactggagtgcagtggtgcaatcatagttcactgcaacctcaaactcctggattcaagcaatcttcctacctcagcctcccgagtagctgggactacaggcacacaccagctcacccagctaatgttttattttttattatagagatggcatcttgctatgttgcccaggctggtctggaactccacgcctcaagtcatcctcctgcctgggattcccaaagtgctgggattacagaagtgagccactgcatctggccaatgTTTTGTAAAGTTGAGCAGATTCCTTTATCTCTCTGTACCTCCCTACCTCAAAGGGTTGTTGTGGGAAGGAAATGAGCTTTTCTTAAGTGACCTGGCACGCAGTAGATGCTACATATGATAATTAATACAGTAAATGAGTGACTGTACATGGTCTTTGCTCAGTAACTTTAATTTCATGAGATTTCTATGTGTCTTTACGAaccaattaaatatatttaattttttttcccaaaagacagtgtctggctctgtcacccaggctggagcgcagtggcacaattatcatagctcactgcagccttcagctcctgggctcaagccatcctcccttctcagcccgctcaaatagctgggactacaggcatgcaccaccatgcttagttaatctcttttttaaaaaaatttggcaATGtgtgaccaggtgcagtggctcacgcctataatcccagcactttgggaggccaaggtgggcagatcacttgagatcaggagtttgagaccagcctgggcaacatggtgaaaccctgcctctactaaaaatacaaaaattagccaggcatggtggcacaggcctgtggtcccagctactcaagaggctgagttaggagaatcgcttgaaccttggagatggaggttgcagtgagccaagatcacaccactgcactccagcctgggtgacagagcaagacttcttctcaaaaaaaaaaaaaaaaagggggggagtaAACTACcactctgctttctgtttctacagATGTGTCTGTTCtgaacattttacataaatggaatcatacgagATGGGGCCTTTTGTGTCTCATTTCTTTCACTGAACATAATGTTTTAGGGTTCATTTGCATTGTAGCATGCAATTGTAACAGTATTAAAACACCACAGCATGCATCTGAGCTTTATTCCTGTTTATGGCTGAACgattttccattttatgaatatgcGTCATCTCTTCATGGACATGAGGGTTGTGCCGCACCTGTTGGCCTTCGTGAACAATGCGGCAATGAAAATGCTTGTAGCATTTGGAACCtctcagtggtttccaggggctggggcgaggggagaatggggagtgactgctaatagaTACGGGGTTTCCTTTTGggctaataaaaaattattacctTTGTCTGGAACTAGGCAAAGGTGGTGTTAGCGCAACAGCATAAATGTTCttgatgccactgaattgtatacttttaaGTGTTTATGTGGAAATCCAGTAATAAAAGGCAAATGTAGTGggctttctcaaaaataaaataaaataaaaataaagaaataaaataaaataaaaaataaagaaaagaaataaataaataggtaaatttcAGTTTGTATGTATGTTATTACAATAAAAAGATCATTTTAGAAAGGGTAGTTCACTTCCCTTTAAGTGGGCTCAGGTCCTCAGTCAAGCCCTGGCAGGTTTATAGTGAGAGATGAAGGAACAACCAGCTCCTTTGGTGAGCAGAGGCTGCATTCTCCAAACATCGTTGGTCTCCAGAGTTTCTTGGTCTCTCTTCCTGGAATCACTCTCGTTTTACCCCCCTTCTGGGTCAGTACTTGCCCGTAGCTCCGCAGAACGGTGGCCCCCACAGCACCACCATGTCCCGCCACTCTGAGATCTTAGAGGAGTAAATGACTTGGAAACAAGAACCTCCAAGAAGAGGCCAAATGGGTGAGATTGGTGCCCTGGGGTGGTGCTCCCAAACCCTCTGTGGCTCCCCAGTGCCTAAGGCAGGGTTTCTCAAACTTGGGACTGTTGATATTTAGGGCCAGGTCATTCTTTCTGTGGGGAGCTGTTCTGTGTCTCATAACatgtttagtagcatccctgGTCTCTGTCAACTGAATGCCAGCAGCTCCTGCTCAGTCATGACAaccaaaaaatgtctccagaaaaCACCCATGTCCCCATGGGGCTCAAAGTCACCCCCAGTTAAGAACCGCTGATCCAGAGAGTGCAGCCGCAACTCCTTCACACCCTCCCTCTGCTGGGATCCCCATTCCTCCACTTCTTCACCTGGCAAACCCCTGTTTGTTGTTAAGACTTAGCTTAGATGTCACCTCTTCCATGCAGTCCTCCTGGATATTTCTTCCCAAGGCATATTAAGCCACCCATTCCTGGGTGCTTTCAAAATAATGATTCCCAGTTAATGGTAACAGCAGGCACTGGTTCAGTTCTCACTCTGTGCCTCCTACAAGTAACTTTAAAGCTCCTTGCTCATGACTTTGTTATGATGTTTGCCGTGATATGTCACGTTGGAGCTGTGTCTATCCCTGGAACCTGATTGTGAGTCCCTGAAGCCAAGGACTGTTGTGTCTACAGCACCAATGCTGTGTACTCAACAACAACACCGATGAGAGCAGCTGCCCTTTACTGGATATGTCCTACAGACCAGGCACTGCACTCACATCAGTGATGCTATTCTTATTGAATATTTACCCCCACATTAGAAGTCATCTGCTCtgatccctattttacagacagggaaactgaaaCCCATGACACATCACTTGCCTTAGGTGCTTTGAGTCTGAAGTGGGGGCCCAGGGTCTGAGCTTAGGTCTGATTGATCTCAAAGCCTGTCTTTTCCTAACCTCTTGTTATACTCACCAGTTGCTGGTGGCTGTTTCAAAGGCCACTAGGAGATGCTGCTTCCCCATGACTGACCGTCTACACACTCTTGTTCATATCAATTCAGATCACAAGAATCGACAGCCAGTGAGTGAGCAAggtgggggggagagagagagagagaaaaggaggaggaggaggagaaaaagaaagaaaaaaggaaggaagaaagagagagagggagggaggaaggaaagaaggataaaagaaaggaaggaaggagactgcaggaggaaggaaggagagaggaaggaaggagggagggagggaaggaggaaggaaggaacgaaggaaggaaggagagtgagggaggaaaggaggagagtgaggaaggaagaaaggagggagggagggaggcaggaaggaaggaaggagaatgagggaggaaagaaggagagtgaggaaggaaggaagaaagggagggagggaggcaggcaggaaggaaggaaggagagtgagggaagaaagaaggagactgaggaaggaagaaacgagggagggaggaaggaaggaagggagggagagagggagggagggagaaacctTGAGAGGACAGGAGCCGATCATGTCTGCAGGAGGTAGCTGAGGGCTGCATGTAACACCCTCTGGAATGATGGGGTGCAGAATGCAGCTAAAAGGGTAGTCCAGTCATTCTGGAAAAatcaaaactatggagacagcaaAAGATCAGTG from Gorilla gorilla gorilla isolate KB3781 chromosome 20, NHGRI_mGorGor1-v2.1_pri, whole genome shotgun sequence encodes:
- the LOC101124096 gene encoding olfactory receptor 10H1 — encoded protein: MQRANHSTVTQFILIGFSAFPHLQLMLFLLFLLMYLFTLLGNLLIMATVWSERSLHTPMYLFLCALSISEILYTVAIIPRMLADLLSTQHSIAFLACASQMFFSFSFGFTHSFLLTVMGYDRYVAICQPLRYNVLMSPWGCTCLVGCSWAGGLVMGMVVTMAIFHLTFCGRNEIHHFACHVPPLLKLACGDDVLVVAKGVGLVCITALLGCFLLILLSYAFILAAILKILSAEGRNKAFSTCASHLTVVVVHYGFASVIYLKPKGPQSLEGDTLMGITYTVLTPFLSPIIFSLRNKELKVAMKKTFFSKLYPEKNVMM